The Solanum dulcamara chromosome 6, daSolDulc1.2, whole genome shotgun sequence genome contains the following window.
ATAAAAAGGGAAAGATAAAATTGCTTTAGGATTTCAGTTTGATCTTTACTTGAATTTTCGAGTtggaatatattttattaaaacgTATCTTCTATGCCTCTAAAAATTGCCTTCTTCAAATGTTGCaatttctgatgttgtttcccACCTTCTTTGTAGTGTAGGTGTTCGTATATTTGAAGATATGGCAAACAAAAAGGTATCTGCCATGTCACTAGATTTACTGTCGTGATTGCAGGAATATACTGGTATTGGGATGTCTAGACTGCTGTTTGTTGGTGCATATTAAGAGATGATAAATCCTTAAGAACTTTAACCAAGCTTATGAAAGTCACTCTTTAGTTCCTGTACtgatatatgtaattttttgtTTAAACTATCAAATGCGtacatacaaatatatatgtaaccATGGTGTCCAGCGAGCTTGCATTTACCTCGACTAATTTCATGGGTTACCTAACTACCTCCCACCAATACAGGTACTGGGTAACTCTATCCACAAGGCTTGGACAAAGTAGAAGAAATCACGAGTTTTTGCCTCTGCTGAGATTTGATCCTGATACCTCATAGTTGTCCACCCACTTCATTGAgcactaggccacacccttggtGCTAAATTGAGAAAAGTATATACCTACATTAAAATAGTCTTAATCTAGGCATGACCTTCAGGATTGAAAAAAAATGAGCCATTAGTATATTTTCTTATGACTTCTCTTTTGTAATTCCTTCCTCACTGATTCTCAGTGATTCTGATTTCTGATTAATATGACATCTTGCTGAGtagcgagattgagagagggcAGAACTCAGTTTGATAGGATACTTACTTTATCCCGAGCAAATTGCTTTCTAAAATATAACAACATTATGGATAGTAGGTAAAAGGAGAGTAAGATGAATTTCCAGAAGCTGCTGATTTAATATCAATGAAATAGAAGGTAGATATAAACATtctgttcttttcttttgtcatCTATCTCTTCATATCTTTTTAATGTTTGGCAAATTTTCAAGGATTCCATATTgtctatgttttattttatttatacagTCAAAAACTCGTCTGGCATGCTCCTTTAAAGGTCTTTCATATTATCCTAGGTTTTATTTGTACAATCAAAAACTTGTCTGGCATGCTCCTTTTAAGGTCTTTCATATTATCCTAGGTTTTATTTGTACAATCAAAAACTTGTCTGGTATgctcttttcttctttcctgTAGACTGGTAAAGGAGTTCTTGTCAAGGCTGTTGGTGTAGTCGAAGCTAGTGCAGATACTGTCTTTGATGTGCTTTTGAGTCTTGACCGACTTCGAAGATATGAGTATGTTCCTCTGAATGCTTGAAAGTTGTGGAATTTTATTGTTCAATTCTGCCTAATAGTCATCTTGTAGGTGGGATACGTTAACAGGGGACTTGGAGTTGATAGAATCTTTGGACGGTCACTGTGATGTTGTTTATGGGACACTTGATCTCCGAAAACTTTCTTGGTAAGTTCCAACTTTTcgtattcttcttctttatggTGCTCTGCGAGGGTGCATGTTTTGAGAATTGTGAAAGACCATTTAAAATCTGATTGAAGAGCCTATAACTAACTGATATGAGACAAACTATCAACCAGTCTCCAGAACTGTAAGAGTATTCCTCAATCTTAGAACATCAAGTTGGATGAAGTGGTTGACTAGTATTTCCCCTCTATACATGTTGGATATGGCTGCTTCTAAGAAGCTACCTCTGCTGCTAATAGCATTTTCGGTGTTGAGTCAATGAATCAGGTATGGTGCTGTAGGATTATTCTTTGGCTATTCAAATTTGTAAAGCTCAAAGTTAAAGAACGTAACAGTAAGTGGTatataaaaaagaagagaaagaaagaagcaaAGGAATCAGAATAACTAGAGAAAAGAGTCCTTGAGAGGAATGGAAGACTGAATGTGCTTCCCATATCCACTTGCCTTAAATTTATTCTAGTACTCATAACCACCAAGTTACAGTTAAAACCCTCTGTGAAAGAAAAATTGGATAAGATAATGAAAAGATATTATAAAATTACAGAGAAGGCAGATAGAGATACACCAAGAAATGTTGAGGCTGTAATTTAGATTGAGGAGTTCAGAGATTTGGGCTTGTGAGCAAGATATTAACTTAGAGATAGTAGTTtctttttccatattttctgTCTCTTTTAGCGGCTGCTGAGGTATAAGGGTGGTAAGATTCAAAACATTCACCAGGAAAtaggaaacagcctctctaccttcacaaaGGCTACACATACAcactaccctccccagaccccacttgtgtgtatgttgttgttagGAAGAAGAATGGAGAGGGAGGCTGAGAAGCAGAAGATAGAATTTGTATACGTAAGTAATGTAGAAACAGAATAGAAGAAACACTAGCATCTATGAGCAGTTGAATTCCAGAGCTAGGTCGTACATTATGAGCTGAGATTGAGGAGAACACAAAAGAGTGATGTGATTGAAAGAAACACTGTTGGTTATGAATCTGCCTTGAAAATTATGGTGAATGTATTGTTTAAGGTGTGTGTGCACGCaacatcaaactttgttgtCTTGTCCTGTTTTTTGTGTAACTTGCCTTCTTGATAGGCCTGTAGTGTAATATTATCATTTGTTCGACCCTTTGATGTGGGTGATCCTTCTCTTTATGTTTGGAGGTCTTTCAAATTTGGTCTCCTTGAGTCTTCTTGTTCCTTTAATACATCAGAGATTCTCTTTTGCAGGTGGCAGTCTAAAAGAGATTTTGTTTTTTCTCGGAGGTGGTTTCATGGTCAAGATGGAACATATAGTGAGGATCCTGAGCTTTCTTTCTATTAAATTCTTCTTTATTATGTCCAAATTTCAGTTAACTTGACCTAAAGAGAGATGTGTTTTCATCGCTTTTATAATTTCTTCCACGCTGGTCATTTGCTAGTTCTCTTTTTCCAATCGGTGTCAAGAGtttatccttcaatttctggaTTCTTTCTTTGAGCCAGCTTTTTGGTAATGTCtgtttcttgttcttttttttggtaaaaagTAAGATCAATGTGCCTGAATCAGTTCATTTGCTTAAATTTTCTGTCCCTATTATTTTAGAACCTAATACACCTCAAAATATCGCAAGTATGGTGTGCTTGTGCAAATTTTGTAGAAATTATAAGCAGAGAATTTGTGAAGGATTAGAGCTTGCATTATCAGAGAATCAGAGTGTCCTGGCAGGGTGTTCCTCGGGCACTGGATAGTGTATATTTGTATTTGTGGTTCTTCCCTTAGGAAATATTATCTAAAGAAATAGAGAGTTGTAATAATTGTTAGTAGGATAGAATCTATGTTTTCTTAATTCCAGGCATACATAGCATATGATGTTCAGCCTCTTTATTTCTGTTAtgctttcattttattttaattattatgatttcatTGATAGATACTTTTCAACATTTAATGCAGCAATTTTGCATTTCCCAACTGAATACAAGAAGCAGCCTCCAAAAAGTGGATATCGACGTATAAAAATGATCGGTAAGATACTCCATTTCATAAAAGATTTAGTACTGGAAggtttgtcaaaaaaaaatatatatagcatcTGAGAGCTCGCTTGTTACTAGTATGGTTAGGATGTAGGCTTGATTCAGGGATTGCTATCACGTCGTCCATGCTGTTTTCCTATTCGTGTGTTTCTACCTTGAGCGGATGGGTAGAAAACGAGTTAGTGTCATGGAGTTGGTAAACATATTAGAGATTTCAATTACCTTACAAACATTAGTTTGGTGCCTGAAATTCTCAAGCATTGGTGCAAGAGACTGAACTTGAGCCATCAGCTTGATAAACTAAAAAATTCTTAACTGTATATGTCCCAAACCACATGCTGCTCGAAAATGAGGGTAGGAATGAGCGAAGTAGGCTTTTGATAAAGACCTTAAACTAAGTATTTGACATGGCTCGTACTGAAGTCTATTGTAAAGATAACCGGTCCAGATGCATAAGCCTTTGGAATATGTTTTGTTTATCTGGAAATATTAATAATCTGGGTGTTTGTCCTGAACATCCAGCCAATCCCAATTCAATGCAGCTCAGCTAGATTTTTGTCGTCTGGAAATTCATCTTCTTTGACTAATCAATGATGTCTTTAGTCCATATGGATTAAGGATAATCCTGGTAACCTAAGAGATCATACTTGTAAACACGTGGAAGAAAGCAATACTTGTGCAGGGAGGGGGAAACAGGAAACAACTGACTTTACGAGGATCAGGCATCTTGGGGTTGCTGCAGCAACAGGGTTTTCTactcattcttcttcttctcaatATATGTAGCACTACTAACCTTAAATACATTCcactttttaattttagattCAGGAGGTGTACCTTTTTCAAATGTTTACCTTGCATGAAGGGATGTGCTTCAAAATTTATGTTGGGCCACAATCACACCATTTCTATTCTTTGTTTGGTTTTCTCAGTGTGTCCTAATGCTTGTTTATACAGATCTTCTGGTAGCTACTCATCTTCTGTTTACAACTTGTCCAGATAACTTTGGATTCCTTCCTCCTTGGTTATGTTTTTCTTAACAAATTATGCTATATTACCTATCAAAATTATTTGCGGTATGGTGAGTTTCTATTGCCACTGTTTTACTTATACTGAAAGTTTTCCTTGGTGGTATATCTGTGAGAATGGTGTCTGCCAAACTTCACTTTCTTATGTAATATGCTGTCAAAGTGATGTTCATGAACCTTAGTTTTATGTAATTGGTTTGTGCATTTATACATTCGTATATGCATCTACTTCAAGCTGCAAATTAGATCCCGATGGATGCCGCATGAGTACCATTGTTAGCATTTCTAGATTTAATGTAACTTAAGATAGGAGATTATTCATTCTTAAGCATTGCTGATTGGTCCTGACTAAACTATGTTGAATTGTAGCTTGTTCTTGGGAGATCAGCAATATAGGCACTTCCTCCTCAGTAAAGCCTGCCAGATGCCTTGTGACACTGATTCTGGAGATACGTTCTAAGGGCTGGTTTAAGTGGAAGAATAATGAGTTCTCTAAATTTGAGAGAACACTTCCTTTTGGAATGTTGAGTCAAGTGGCAGGTTGGTCGATTTTATTACCTATGTTTTCCGGAAGCTCATGCCTTGTGTTAGAAAGCCTAAATTCACAATACATTGTATCCTTTTAGTTTCCGAAATTATCCTCCCCTCTACTCATCCCCAGGAAATGGACAAAAAAACTATATCCTTCATCTGTTGTATTAGGTGATTCATAGAGCATATTCTTCTTGGCATTATGTAACTGAAGCTTATATGGATGCTAAACTCTgcctctttattttcttttctgtttTCTCTGTCTTATTCCCCAGTTTTCCTTTCTTAAGCAGTGGAAGATTAATTCTCTCTTTCTACCTCACTTTCCGGTTAATAATTTTTTCCCTAATCAATGTATAGTTTCTCCTTTCCTATACCTGTGAGTTGTCCATGTTCTTCCTGCCTTTATCATTCACCAGAAAGCCTGGACCGCTTAAATCACTTGCATTTCCTTAGTAATTTGACAGTAGCAGTTAACCAAAAGATCCTTGGTCTCTTGTTCCCTTTAACACTGTATTCTGATTTGCTTCCAACTTTCTCAAAGGATGTGAAGGGGCAGTTATTTACCCTCTCCTTCTTCCATGAACTAACAGTTCTTTTGTGTTTGGCTTCTTCACATTTACACCTTCGCCTGTGTTCATCATTCTTCGCATATTTCCAGAAAGCTTATTCCTCCATTGAGGTCACCATCCAATAATTCTGAAGTCAGAATGGCTAGACCATGTAACCTTCTTTATATCACAGGACTTCATGATTACCTTCCTGATAATGTTCTGATATTTTTTGGTTTACAAATCTAATTCTCTTGTCTATTGGAGTTAGCTTGTTGACAGTTGATGGAGTGCTGGTATATGTGTTTATTGCACTGGTGATTTTTGCCCGTCtttatatttgattatttgTGTAGGTCTAAAGGAATATATTGGAGCAAATCCAGCACTTACATTTGAATCATCCACTGTAGAAGTTCAGTCTAAAACTTCTGGTGTTTCTATGTCAAGCAATGAGCTTGAGGATGCAATGGGGTCAGATGAATTCTATGATGCAATAGGTACCGATTCGTCATCATCAAATGAAGATAGTGATGATGAAGTATCTAGTAAGCAGGTCTGTCGTTTCTCGTGTTCCTCCATCAAAGCAGTGCAATAGTTCCAGAAACTGTCTGGTTTAATTACCTTGCTTTTGAACCTTTGTGTTTTTTTAACTCTTTTATTTACCTCTGACAGGACAAAAAGATCAAGCTAAAAAATGTTTCGTGGGCCATAGCAAGCTTGGCCTTAAAGAGGACGTCAGGTAACTAAATTCTAATCTTCTCATCCTGattaatttcttctttctttctccttctTCATTCTTCTCCATTCCCAGGGCCTTTCTTGCTATGTGGAAGCATCTCTGTAGCAGTTCAATTTGTAATCCTGTATTTTCATCATCAATTAATCTAAGTACTGAGCGGAGCTTGAATGATTCACTTGAGATGGTATTTATGAAGACATAGTCCTCTTCAAAACCAATTAAAATTAAACACAAGAATTGTTTACtcaaaataatctccaaaaaaGGGGGCCCAACATTGGCAACAGATGCTCTCTgtgaaaaagaaattaaagacaTTTCTTTTTCCACTGCAGTTTCACCACCCAACTTTGGAGTGTAATATTCAGCATTTTGCTACTTAGTTGAGCAATGCCTAAACAGCCAAGCACTCTTCCTACGCCAGTACAGGAAAGGTTTAGTAAAGACTTCAACCTTGGTTTGGATCACAATCCCTATGACAATATGGTGGTCCAtctggaaggaaagagatggaAGAATCTTTGAAAACAAACACAGAGCCATGACAATTGTATAGTTTTGACGTATCTCTTCTACTATCTGGATCTGTGATTACTGTAAAGTTTAGATGTATCTCTCTACTATTTTGGTGCAACATGGCTGTAGTAACTGATGTAACTCATAAAGATGCCAATTGACTTTTTGAGCTCTCTCTAAAAAACAGAAATTTAGTTTTTGAGCTCAGTAAAGAATATGTGATTGAGACATAGTTGTTATTTTTGTATTGCACAATATTGGATGTAGCTAATCTCTTGCTGTAATAGCATGTACTTTTTGCTGGGTATCAATAAAACTACCTTTACCTatcaaaagaaaacaaaagtaTTGTTTTATTAGCCTAGAAGGTTTGAATGTTTAATGTAGAAGTCTGCAAAGAAAATAGACACCTTGCATAAATCCTTTCGTCACTATGTACCATTTTTCTGGAGTAGGGAGTGGGTGGTATTGGGTCACTTTTATGAAGATTCAGGTGTAGGGAAATTGTTTACAGTCTTTAGATGATACTGCCTTTTACCCTTTTCCACTTTAAAGTCTCTTAaacaactttatttttaaaaataattgttcTGCATGCAGTACCAGACACTAGTAAGGAACTAAATCCCAATGTACCTCCATTAACTCTTGATCCAAGTCAGTTTCATGGTACCATGCGGCATGCGAAGGGTGAGGGTGACTCTGACTGCTGGTCTTTGCCAAGTGGTTCTGGCTTCATGATCAGAGGGAAGACATACTTGAAAGACAGCGCAAAGGTAGCTTTTATACTTGAAAGATTGTTTATCCTAATATTTGGATTAAGTTTTCACATGTTCTCAATTTTTTTCCGGctttctagtttcttctctttcaTTAACTAATTAATCACAAGAGTCGCCTATTTAGCAGTGTTCAGgataaagaaaagagaaaagccCAAGAATATTATTGGCTCATAAAGCATTGTGCCTATggataatttgtttttttttccctATTGCTGATAACCAAGGCCGTGCCATCTTTTAAACTCCTTGCTTACCTCGTAGTTCAAGTCATGATAGTATTTACTTGAATAAACAATAACTGGTGTTAAATTTTACTCTATTTCGCAAACAAATAATTTTCATAATTCCCCTTATAAAGATGGTACTATAAGAAATTAAGCTGGATAGAAATGAGAATCATAGTATTTGCAATTTTTCTAGGTTACTGGTGGAGATCCCCTGCTCAAGCTTATTGCTGTTGACTGGTTCAAGGTGGACGAATGCATCACAAATATTTCTCTTCATCCTAAGTGTCTTGTTCAGGTAATGAAGAATCACTTATCACCCGACTGCACTATGTTTATCCTCTAGAAAAGACAAAAAGTTGTTTTGTTAGTCAAACTAATAAAGTGAACAAAAGATAATATACTTCACGTCAATGCACCATAAACTGAATTTTTTGTTTATCTAAATTTTTCTGAATCTTGCTGGAGGATAATggatatgttatttttaattatttcctACTCTAAACCAAAGATGCAATCAGATAGCTCCTATATGGAGCTAACTCTGAGATACCATTTACGTGattattcaaattatatttatagaAAACACTGCCTGTAGACGTGCTTGTCTTCACCTTCTGTCTCTTTAAAGTCACTGCAAACTTTGTTGTATGATAGAAAACTTTGTAAAGTTTTACATATCaatttaaaggaaaagaaacaaaaaatacatgaaaatgATGATGCCAGAACTACacttttctagtttttttttatatttggtcATGAACTCTTGATTATAAGCATTGCGGTATGCATCCTAAGATTTTTATTACGAGAATAATCCCTTTCACCACACAATGTGCCACAATGAATGGGGGAATGGATCTTAGATTCTGACTAGTTATGGTGGCTTCTTTGCTGCCGATATTTTACCTCCGAGTTACCAGAGGTATTTTCTATCCTTTCACCAGTTTCTCTCCTTCCAAACTACTTCCTAATATCATGATCAATGTCAAACTTCTGGAAACCTTTATGGTATCGGAGGAGTTGTCCGTGATTGCGTCTCACGATATTTTTTGT
Protein-coding sequences here:
- the LOC129891489 gene encoding protein ENHANCED DISEASE RESISTANCE 2 isoform X2; the protein is MDYVTDVKTDKTFISLDIVSLFNMHIHTSMGASCMCFFSIVDDFSFHPNYVSYCIIYLLLCCFTKPYPSGWPSGLGLGFPYWRSQVRNPLSAKARDLPSGSRSSHGACLVQITSPVWCASYCIGARVLPCAHSKGPEKLLRKSSNLGSKSESDVYFEANGADVIEAHEWKCVRTLGGVRIFEDMANKKTGKGVLVKAVGVVEASADTVFDVLLSLDRLRRYEWDTLTGDLELIESLDGHCDVVYGTLDLRKLSWWQSKRDFVFSRRWFHGQDGTYTILHFPTEYKKQPPKSGYRRIKMIACSWEISNIGTSSSVKPARCLVTLILEIRSKGWFKWKNNEFSKFERTLPFGMLSQVAGLKEYIGANPALTFESSTVEVQSKTSGVSMSSNELEDAMGSDEFYDAIGTDSSSSNEDSDDEVSSKQDKKIKLKNVSWAIASLALKRTSVPDTSKELNPNVPPLTLDPSQFHGTMRHAKGEGDSDCWSLPSGSGFMIRGKTYLKDSAKVTGGDPLLKLIAVDWFKVDECITNISLHPKCLVQSEAGKKIPFIFIINLQVPAKPNYSLVLYYAADRPVNKDSLLGKFIDGTDSFRDSRFKLIPSIIEGYWMVKRAVGTKACLLGKAVTCNYLRQDNFLEIDVDIGSSSVARGVISLVLGYVTSLVIDLAILIEAKEEAELPEYILGTVRLNRVKVDSAVPLEG